In Haliaeetus albicilla chromosome 26, bHalAlb1.1, whole genome shotgun sequence, the sequence tattggaaaaaaaagtaaaattaaaatagccATTTGTGCACGTAGGCTCTATTGGCAACTTTGATCTTTACGTACTGTTCATAAAACCCTCACAGATAAgcatttgcaatttaaaaataaaatggtttttgtttgtttgttttaaagaataatttctaCACTTCTGTCAGCCAACTAATTTCAATCACAGCATAATCTAAGAATAAAGCAAATCCTAGCCAAGAATGGCTACCACGGCACCCTCAAGAGCCaaccctgctgccagcctgcagcAAGGGGGAGCAGCATATCCCAACTCCTCACATCCCTACACCCCAGCTAGGAATTTGTGGTGAATTCCAGTTGATTTTCTTTATATTGTTTGTCTTTCAGCTTAGGAATGATCCAGTCCTTGTGATGGCTGCACTTCAAGAGAGCAGTGGGGTGGAGAGGCTTCTGGGCAGCATCCGGTGTTAATGGCAGTGCTCCGTGATGTCCACAACAACTGCctttttccagctgaagaagaaatagCCCGTTCCTGCCCCTGCTGCCACAGCTATGCAGAGGTATCCATTGTACGTCATGAAGATCAACATGAGGAAGTAACTGACTACGACTTGAATGATGTGCAGTACAGTCTGCAGGAGGTGAGGGAAACTCAGCATCTGCTGCCTGAGaacacaaaacccaaagaagTCAGCATCCATGAGACACAGGCTGCAAAACACACATCCCTAAAGAGAAAACTTAGCTCTTAGGCTGATAGGATGCCAAGGTGGGCGTGAAATGTGAGAGAAGATAACAAAGCAGGCTGGACATGGACTTCTGCATGTGGTTTTCCCCACAGAGCTGACTGATAACAAAGAAAGCATGGTACTTGCTGGGAGGACAAAACTTTTAGCTGAGAAACAGACTTCTACAAGCTTATTTTACCCCCACATTGAATAGGCAGAAGGGCTTCTTTTCTGAGTAGAGGCTTTGACTACCTGTCAACAGAAGGATCCTGAGTATTTTCTGTCAGGGTTGCTGGCTATAACACCCAAATTCTGTTCCTGGGAACTCCCCAAATATGTTTGTTACTGCTCTGGCAAAAAAATAAGCTTATCTGACTCCTTgctgctttcctccttttcataaaatcatagaatcgtttaggttggaaaagacctttaagatcgagtccaaccgtcaacccaacaccaccatgccactaaaccatgtcctgaagcaCCCTGtctacatgtttttttaatacctccagggatggtgactcaaccacttccctgggcagcctgttccaatgcctgacaaccctttcagtaaaaaaatttttcctaatatccaatctaaacctccgctagtgcaacttgaggccatttcctcttgacctatcactagttacttgatagaagagactgagccccacctcgctacaacctcctttcagatagagagcgataaggtctcccctcagcctccttttctccaggctaaacaaccccagttctctcagccactcctcgtaagacttgtaCTCCCCCATCCTAAAGGGTGGCCAAGTGACTCAAGCACAGTGTCCTCCAGCATCAAGCAGTGTCCCAGCTGGAGTCAACATACTTTGCAGACAGCAATACTGGCTGCATAAAGTTTTTTCTGTCACAGTTTTTGCCTTTGtcagctgctgaagaaatttGTCTTACAATGAAGTGAAATTCTTACCCAACAGTTTTGTGCGTCTCCATCAAGATAGTGCCATTGGGACCTGGCACTGGCATGGAATTGTAGCGAATGCTGACTTGGGATTTACGGAGCAGACACTCTCGGGCAATCTTAAGGCCT encodes:
- the SLC31A1 gene encoding high affinity copper uptake protein 1 isoform X4, translating into MSHNHHMNSSMLPTMHPPEHHHSTAAPGHSHVSDMMMMAMTFHFSYENVPLLFSGLTINTPGEMAGAFVAVFFLAMFYEGLKIARECLLRKSQVSIRYNSMPVPGPNGTILMETHKTVGQQMLSFPHLLQTVLHIIQVVVSYFLMLIFMTYNGYLCIAVAAGAGTGYFFFSWKKAVVVDITEHCH